A section of the Halichoerus grypus chromosome 11, mHalGry1.hap1.1, whole genome shotgun sequence genome encodes:
- the LIPT2 gene encoding octanoyl-[acyl-carrier-protein]:protein N-octanoyltransferase LIPT2, mitochondrial: MRQPTVRLVRLSRIPYTELLALQERWLRRLQAEPSTEVLSGTEAGALLLCEPAGPVYTSGLRGGLTPEETARLRALGAEVRTTGRGGLATFHGPGQLLCHPVLDLRRLGLRLRTHVAALEACAVRLCEFQGLSGARARPPPYTGVWLGERKVCAIGVRCGRHITSHGLALNCSTDLLWFDHIVPCGLVGTGVTSLSEELQRHVTVDEVIPPFLEAFKETYKCTLISEDSSN, encoded by the exons ATGCGGCAGCCGACGGTACGGCTGGTGCGGCTAAGCCGGATACCCTACACCGAGCTGCTGGCCCTGCAGGAGCGCTGGCTGCGGCGGCTGCAGGCCGAGCCAAGCACTGAGGTCCTGTCGGGGACTGAGGCGGGCGCGCTCCTGCTCTGCGAGCCCGCGGGGCCCGTGTACACGTCCGGGCTGCGCGGCGGCCTGACGCCGGAGGAGACGGCGCGGCTGCGGGCCTTGGGCGCCGAGGTACGCACCACAGGCCGCGGTGGCCTGGCCACCTTCCACGGCCCAGGCCAGCTGCTCTGCCACCCGGTCCTAGACCTGCGACGCCTGGGCCTGCGCCTGCGCACGCACGTAGCGGCGCTGGAGGCGTGCGCCGTGCGCCTGTGCGAGTTCCAGGGCTTGTCCGGTGCTCGCGCGCGGCCCCCGCCCTACACTGGCGTCTGGCTCGGGGAGCGCAAGGTCTGCGCGATAG GAGTCCGCTGTGGAAGGCACATCACGTCCCACGGCCTGGCTCTGAACTGTTCTACAGACCTTTTGTGGTTTGATCACATTGTCCCCTGCGGGCTGGTTGGGACAGGTGTCACCTCTCTGAGTGAGGAGCTCCAAAGGCACGTCACTGTGGATGAAGTAATACCACCTTTCCTTGAGGCCTTTAAAGAGACCTACAAGTGCACGTTGATATCAGAGGACAGCTCCAACTGA
- the KCNE3 gene encoding potassium voltage-gated channel subfamily E member 3: METTNGTETWYESLHAVLKALNATLHSNLLCRAGPENLPKERQASLPGRDDNSYMYILFVMFLFAVTVGSLILGYTRSRKVDKRSDPYHVYIKNRVSMI, encoded by the coding sequence ATGGAGACCACCAACGGGACTGAGACCTGGTATGAGAGCCTGCATGCAGTGCTGAAGGCTCTAAATGCCACTCTTCACAGCAACTTGCTCTGCCGGGCAGGGCCTGAAAACCTGCCTAAGGAGCGGCAGGCCAGCCTACCTGGCCGTGATGACAACTCCTACATGTACATTCTCTTCGTCATGTTTCTATTTGCTGTGACCGTGGGCAGCCTCATCCTGGGATATACCCGCTCCCGCAAAGTGGACAAGCGCAGTGACCCCTATCACGTGTACATCAAGAACCGTGTGTCTATGATCTGA